Proteins from a single region of Tamandua tetradactyla isolate mTamTet1 chromosome 12, mTamTet1.pri, whole genome shotgun sequence:
- the LOC143651339 gene encoding LOW QUALITY PROTEIN: putative solute carrier family 22 member 31 (The sequence of the model RefSeq protein was modified relative to this genomic sequence to represent the inferred CDS: deleted 1 base in 1 codon; substituted 1 base at 1 genomic stop codon): protein MVQRGFHWDLVCEDAWRGPLEQMSHLLGXLLGCVLLGAICDRFGHLGPPVGSLVLAMVLGTSAALAASFPTLLALWLLLGSALAGTFLALYVARLELCDPVYHLAFSMGMGIFSLAGMLLLPGLEALAQDWCILQGLSAQGTGLLLLFWGLPALFPESPCWLLAMGQLARAGKILWHFAEASGADPEASASPEGSSLTAGGVPPGEGHPALPLRLIGRGIMPCFLGALAPRELSIYLPYFLDAGLEAVTTVLLLLTADPWGRQPVLLLTTIVVPFCPTVRRPEQGAVGGAVGEPCCVTGPFKDLPGWALLRPTALGLVASQALSTLSCLYVAELPPTVTWGAGLGLVLAAGFLGQVAAPLSAVHGCRGFFLRHVLFAASALLALVFIPLLPESRRRPLPPRLPDAERLQRGPLFPSRPRPQAHQPLLPPPSPRAAACDPRQNYSGLAELPHQEGVPS from the exons ATGGTCCAGCGGGGCTTTCAT TGGGACCTTGTGTGTGAGGATGCCTGGAGGGGGCCACTGGAGCAGATGAGCCACCTCCTGGGCTAGCTGCTGGGCTGTGTCCTCCTGGGGGCCATCTGTGACCG GTTTGGCCACCTG GGCCCCCCTGTGGGGTCCCTGGTGCTGGCCATGGTCCTGGGCACCAGCGCAGCACTGGCTGCCAGCTTCCCCACGCTGCTAGCCCTGTGGCTGCTGCTGGGGTCTGCCCTGGCAGGCACCTTCCTCGCGCTCTACGTGGCTC GCCTGGAGCTCTGTGACCCCGTATATCACTTGGCCTTCTCCATGGGCATGGGCATCTTCTCTCTGGCAGGCATGCTACTGCTGCCCGGGCTGGAGGCGCTTGCCCAGGACTGGTGCATCCTGCAGGGGCTGAGTGCCCAGGGGACTGGGCTCCTGCTGCTCTTTTGGGG TCTCCCAGCCCTGTTCCCTGAGTCCCCCTGCTGGCTGCTGGCCATGGGGCAGCTGGCCAGAGCCGGGAAGATCCTGTGGCACTTTGCAGAGGCCAGCGGTGCGGACCCGGAGGCCAGTGCCTCGCCGGAAGGGAGCTCCCTGACAGCAGGTGGAGTACCCCCTGGGGAGGGGCACCCAG CCCTCCCTCTCAGGTTGATTGGCCGGGGTATCATGCCCTGCTTCCTGGGCGCTCTGGCCCCACGAGAGCTATCCATCTACCTGCCCTACTTCCTGGATGCTGGCCTGGAGGCAGTGACCACAGTGCTCCTGCTCCTGACAGCAGATCCCTGGGGACGCCAGCCGGTCCTGCTGCTGACCACCATTGTGGTCCCATT TTGCCCCACCGTGCGGAGGCCAGAACAGGGTGCAGTGGGGGGCGCGGTGGGAGAGCCCTGCTGTGTGACGGGACCCTTCAAAG ACCTGCCCGGCTGGGCCCTGCTGCGGCCCACTGCGCTGGGTCTCGTGGCCTCCCAGGCCCTGTCCACGCTCAGCTGCCTCTACGTGGCGGAGCTCCCGCCCACGGTGACCTG GGGCGCGGGCCTGGGCCTGGTGCTGGCCGCGGGCTTCCTGGGCCAGGTGGCCGCGCCCCTCTCCGCCGTCCACGGCTGCCGCGGCTTCTTCCTGCGCCACGTGCTGTTCGCCGCCTCCGCGCTGCTCGCGCTCGTCTTCATCCCGCTGCTGCCTGAGAGCCGCAGGCGCCCGCTGCCCCCGCGCTTGCCCGACGCCGAGCGCCTCCAACGCGGTCCGCTCTTCCCCAGCCGCCCGCGCCCCCAGGCCCACCAGCCCCTGCTGCCGCCCCCCAGCCCCCGCGCGGCCGCCTGCGACCCTCGGCAGAACTACTCCGGCCTGGCGGAGCTCCCGCACCAGGAAGGGGTGCCCAGCTGA
- the LOC143651338 gene encoding LOW QUALITY PROTEIN: cadherin-15-like (The sequence of the model RefSeq protein was modified relative to this genomic sequence to represent the inferred CDS: inserted 4 bases in 3 codons), translated as MDAALLALGLLAQGLGLSRGVPGGPSTLYPRHRVPGHVRRAWVIPTISMSENYKRIPYTLVQIKSDKQQLGSIIYSIQGPGVDEEPRGTFSMDKFSGKVFLNTMLDCQKITASSGMAAGNRVCPTGVGCQPRWERLAQGPWLGAAWLRGPHPMLQLGLHPSGPYPGTLPAAPHPHPRIPGKEAAVQEEHPVPPAVCFLPPCWFSVSHLRQVEGDTSLTHVAQARPRPAQLGEKCPEARAAPGTQSRPLPAVWAPRPQDPLSLAPAPPAPTHPLLFSGTFVTQAEAMDADSPEMDNAALRYSVVAQGDPKLFSIDELTGEIRTVQVGLDREVVTVDNLTLQVADMFGYSLTAMACALITFDDINDHVPEFTRDEFFLEAVEAVSGMDVGXEVQRVDLPGSPNCVANFSILEGDPDGRFTIHTDPGTNMGILSVAKPLDHESCALHQLCVAVQNEAPLHVATLKVRWGQAVISVQVQDANEAPHFLENALRTSLAEGAAPGTHVAIFSARDSDTQHLQRLSYPKDYDPEDWLQVDGATGRIQTRPVLSPALPFLKSGWYRAIILASDDASAPARRPPLRTATGTLSIQIQEVNDHAPVLSPLAGSLCGDPNRGPGFLLGATDEDLXPHVALFHFQLSPGVPELARNWSITQVNASHARLRSRLWVAKGLLRLSLLLRDSGHALRQREQSLNVTLCRCAQDGACLPANTARQAAGAGLSLGALLLALAGATLLLVLLLLAALLGRFPRQPLDKTLLHRPLDDDPRDNVLDYHDLGDVKEDQDTYDXNQLHHPTGLRAPGVPLGRPILCCDAPFSHRPPPQPPRGLPSSPINITDFICEGLEAADGDPSVPSYDTALIYNYEGDGSVVGMLRSILSSLGDEDQGCDYLLDWGPHVTRLPKSQEHRPPEPGAHVTMGDPGWGRWIRSQCQNQKCGHRAARDDPSFLRNLKKKPDSLYEVDPGLQRHNAPKRGFQGCPNSGISAKVRS; from the exons GGCCTGGGCCTGTCTCGAGGAGTCCCCGGGGGTCCCAGCACCCTGTACCCCCGGCACCGGGTGCCCGGGCATGTGCGGAGAGCCTGGGTCATCCCCACCATCAGCATGTCTGAAAACTACAAGCGCATCCCTTACACCCTGGTGCAG ATCAAGTCTGACAAGCAGCAGCTGGGCAGCATCATCTACAGCATCCAGGGCCCGGGTGTGGATGAGGAGCCCCGGGGCACCTTCTCCATGGACAAGTTCTCTGGGAAGGTCTTCCTCAACACCATGCTGGACTGCCAGAAGATAACTGCTTCAAG TGGCATGGCCGCGGGGAACCGTGTCTGCCCGACTGGCGTGGGCTGCCAGCCCAGGTGGGAGCGCCTGGCCCAGGGCCCCTGGCTGGGGGCTGCGTGGCTCAGGGGTCCCCACCCCATGCTCCAGCTCGGCCTTCACCCCAGCGGCCCCTACCCCGGGACCCTGCCGGCAGCGCCT cacccccacccccgcatccCGGGCAAAGAGGCTGCTGTGCAGGAGGAGCACCCTGTGCCCCCAGCTGTGTGCTTCCTGCCCCCTTGCTGGTTTAGTGTCTCACATCTCAGGCAG GTAGAAGGAGACACCAGCCTCACCCACGTGGCCCAAGCCAGGCCAAGGCCTGCGCAGCTTGGGGAGAAGTGCCCGGAGGCCAGGGCTGCACCCGGCACCCAGAGCCGACCACTGCCAGCAGTATGGGCCCCCAGGCCCCAAGACCCCCTGAGCTTGGCCCCGGCACCTCCTGCCCCCACGCACCCTCTGCTCTTCTCAGGCACCTTCGTGACCCAGGCCGAGGCCATGGACGCTGACAGCCCCGAAATGGACAACGCGGCACTGCGGTACTCCGTCGTGGCACAGGGGGACCCCAAGCTCTTCAGCATCGATGAGCTCACAGGCGAGATCCGCACCGTGCAAGTGGGGCTGGACCGCGAG GTGGTCACCGTGGACAACCTGACCCTGCAGGTGGCCGACATGTTTGGGTACAGCCTCACTGCCATGGCCTGTGCCCTCATCACCTTCGACGACATCAATGACCACGTTCCTGAGTTCACCAGGGACGAG TTTTTCTTGGAGGCAGTGGAGGCTGTGAGTGGCATGGACGTTG TCGAGGTGCAGCGTGTGGACCTGCCAGGCTCCCCCAACTGCGTGGCCAACTTCTCCATCCTGGAGGGTGACCCCGACGGCCGCTTCACCATCCACACAGATCCCGGGACCAACATGGGCATCCTGTCTGTGGCAAAG CCCCTGGACCATGAGAGCTGTGCGCTCCACCAGCTCTGCGTGGCAGTGCAGAACGAGGCCCCGCTGCATGTGGCCACCCTGAAAGTCAGGTGGGGCCAGGCCGTTATCAGCGTGCAGGTGCAGGATGCCAACGAGGCCCCCCACTTCCTGGAGAACGCACTTCGGACCAGCCTGGCTGAGGGGGCGGCCCCGGGGACCCACGTGGCCATCTTCTCTGCCCGAGACTCTGATACCCAACACCTACAGAGGCTCAG CTACCCCAAGGACTATGACCCTGAGGACTGGCTGCAGGTGGATGGAGCCACGGGCCGGATCCAGACCCGGCCGGTGCTCAGCCCTGCCTTGCCCTTCCTCAAGAGCGGCTGGTACCGGGCCATCATCCTGGCCAGCGACGACG CCAGTGCCCCCGCCCGCAGACCCCCGCTGCGCACGGCCACCGGCACCCTGTCCATCCAGATCCAGGAGGTGAACGACCACGCACCCGTGCTGAGCCCGCTGGCCGGCAGCCTGTGCGGCGACCCCAACCGGGGCCCCGGCTTCCTGCTCGGGGCCACGGACGAGGACC CCCCGCACGTGGCCCTCTTCCACTTCCAGCTGAGCCCCGGGGTCCCCGAGCTCGCCCGCAACTGGAGCATCACTCAGGTTAACG cgaGCCATGCGCGGCTGCGGTCGCGGCTCTGGGTCGCCAAGGGGCTGCTCCGCCTCAGCTTGCTGCTCCGGGACTCAGGACACGCGCTCCGGCAGCGCGAGCAGTCCCTGAACGTGACCCTGTGCCGCTGCGCCCAGGACGGCGCCTGCCTGCCCGCCAACACTGCGCGCCAGGCCGCGGGAGCCGGCCTCAGCCTCGGGGCCCTGCTCCTTGCGCTGGCCGGCGCCACCCTGCTGCT AGTGCTCCTTCTCCTGGCTGCCCTCCTTGGGAGGTTCCCCCGGCAGCCTCTGGACAAGACCCTTCTGCACAGGCCACTGGACGACGACCCACGGGACAACGTCCTGGACTATCACGACCTGGGGGACGTGAAGGAAGATCAG GACACCTATGA AAACCAGCTGCACCACCCAACAGGGCTGAGGGCCCCGGGTGTCCCTCTGGGGCGGCCAATCCTGTGCTGTGACGCCCCGTTCAGCCACAGACCCCCCCCCCAGCCACCCCGAGGGCTGCCTAGCAGCCCCATCAACATCACCGACTTCATCTGTGAG GGCCTAGAGGCTGCAGATGGTGACCCCAGCGTCCCCTCCTACGACACAGCCCTCATCTATAACTATGAAGGGGACGGCTCTGTGGTGGGGATGCTGCGCTCCATCCTGTCCAGCCTGGGTGACGAAGACCAGGGTTGCGACTACCTTCTGGACTGGGGTCCCCACGTCACTCGGCTG CCAAAGAGCCAGGAGCACCGTCCCCCCGAACCAGGGGCACATGTGACCATGGGGGATCCTGGCTGGGGCAGGTGGATCAGGTCCCAGTGTCAGAACCAGAAATGTGGGCATAGAGCAGCCAGG GACGACCCGTCCTTTTTGCGGAATTTGAAGAAAAAACCTGATAGTCTCTACGAGGTGGACCCTGGCCTCCAGCGCCACAATGCCCCCAAGCGGGGCTTCCAGGG GTGCCCCAACTCGGGGATCAGCGCCAAAGTCAGGTCGTGA